The genome window GAGAGGAGAGATGAGAGAAGTcgggggaggagaggagagaaagaagGGACGAAAGAAGAatagagaggaggagaagagaagggagaagagGAGACAGGAAGAGAGGGTAGGAGAGGAGAAGATagaagaagaggggaggagaaAATAGGAGATGAAAGGGGAAGAGACGCTAGGAGaggggaagagaggagaagagatgggagaagaggggaggagaagAAAGGAGATGAGACGGGAAGAGATGGTAGGAGAGGGCAAGACGAGAAAAGATGGGAGGAGAAGAAAGGAGAGGAGATGAGAAGAGAGGGGCGGCGAGGGGAGGAGAAATAATACTTGTGCACGAAAAGGAAGTGGTGATCATCGAGATgggagaagaagaaaggagaggaGAAACAATACTTGTGGGTGAAGAGGAAGTAGTGATCATTCTGAATAGTTGGCGAGGCAGCACCTTCGCGTCTTAAGTGATATCAATAGCGTAGGGTTATATTCTTGTCACTCCTATGCTTAGAAGTACGGACATGTGCTTTTGGTGTCCAAAAGTGTCGGACACATGTGACAGACACTCCCATGCAACATTGCGTGGCCCTCATGTGAGGGCCATATGATTCAATTTGGAGTTTGTCACaaggaaacatatatcaattatataaatattatttgatgTACTGAACCTTTCTTTTGGATACTTAAGTTTAGATGATTTTAATTGTTTCaacttgtatgatgatatttatttgttcacatcgctgaatttataaaatttaactATAAGTACTATAAACTTCATGTtaattgaatattatatatacatatatattaaaaaatacatgTGTCCTTGTTGTATTTGtgtcctaattttttttaaaaatggtGTGTTCTCTTGTCTGTGTCTCATGTCCATGCTTCTTAGCTCCTATGCTGCAAGGATCATACACCAAGAATGGCCGGCAAGGCAAAACCCTCTCGACAATAGCGGTTTAGTATTGTAGTTTAGGACTCTGTCTCGGCCAAGAATTGCTGCCACTTCAAAGTGAGTTCTTTTCTTTTCCCATTTATATAAAGCCAACTGAGTTGACCCGGTAAATTCAAGTCAACTAGTCCAAGTCGTTCTTACTGTGTCAACACGTGTGTCAATCTGATTCTAGCCTGTTTACAATTCAATGACTGGTCCGACTTGCCACGCTTGATTTGGATTTGCAATCCTATGACCATGATCATGAGTTTAACAACCTTCAATGGAAgtcatattaattcatatttctGATAAAGTTTATACAAGAGACATCTAGTACAATGACGCCTACGCATGATACTTTATAAATATCCAAGAATCTCCAACCAAAGTAATTAAACAGTATTTTTTTAAGAAGATAAAAGAATATCAGATATCATTTACTCCTGTGATCTATATTGTCTGCAAAGAGCAATTTGCACCATCATAATGTGGATAATTGTGTGAACATCTCTTTAGTACCATAATAGATGTGCACATGATTAGGTTGACCATGCCAACGGAGTTTGTGAGGGGATATTAACAGAGACCATCAATAACAGTCATGGAATTATTATTGGACCCTAGAAACCTCAATCACATCTTATTTTTTGTCGAGAGGTGGGGGGAAGAAGATGGAGGAAGTTTAGGTGGGAATCCTTTTGACTAACGTAAAGGATGCGTAGGAAATATCTTGTGTGCTGATGATCATATAACGTACAAATTTTAGCTGCTCTTTTGTAATGAGTTTTTGGATATATGGAGATCCCTTGAGAGTAATTATGTGGAGAAGTCTTTAAGAAACTTTCAGAATTTCTTGAGAGTAATTATGTGGAGAAGACTTTAAGAAACTTTCAGAATTTCTTGAGAGTAATTATGTGGAGAAGACTTTAAGAAACTTTCAGAATTTCTTGGAATAAAGTAAGATTACTCCTTTATGACTTGGAAGATTAGGATTGAATTATAGAACAATCCCTTTAAATATAAAGATAAGACTACGTATATTGATCCTTTCTAAACCCACATTGGTGAATCTCTAGATTTaccttttttctttaaaaaaattcgaACTAGTACCTTTATGAGTCTTTGTTGGAGGCCATTATCGTTGTTTATTATATCATCACAAATTCCTTAACAAAGTTGTTGACTACTTGACAAATATTGTGAGAatcatttataatttatttattcaatcAATCTATAGACTCTAGATaatgaatagttttttttttcggtATTTTTATGATATTGGTGACTGAGATTGCGTTGTTGTAAAAGTAGGATTGTAGCGCCATCGATTTCAGATGACAATTGCATCCTTATAGACTTAATCATGATAATGCTTTGCAGCTCGACCAGCAAGGCTTGTTAGAGATGCTCAAATGTCAGCCCCCTGTGGGACGACGATCCTTCATCCAACGAGTGGCGGAAACATTCATTCGTTCAAAGCAATTACTCCTTGTGCTCTCTTTGATGTTCTATCACCCCCATACTCGTCAAAAGATGGACGGGACTGCTCCTACTTCAAGTTGTCTTCAAAAAAAGATCTTTCCGGTATAATCTCATATATCTAaaatatgctctctctctcttttttgttttttgcttgTCAGTATCATAATATGCCAATAAATGATTTTATTTGAATTCATTGAAGGTGTTTTGCCTAGCGCAATAAGGTCTTCAGAAGTGGCTTGGTTGGAAGAGTGCCAACCACCGGAGAGCTTTATCATCAGAAGAGGGCCATACAGGGGCCAGATTGTTGATACTAGATGAATTAAATTTATAGCTCTTTTAATGATGCtggagatctctctctctctctctctctctctctctctcttcccatagttttatgattttttagaaGTTCATAAAAATAATGacaattaacatatatatatatatatatatatatatatatatatatatatatatatacacacacacgttGTGCATCACGCTTGCGTGATATCCCGTATAATTTCCTCGACTTTCTGTCGTTAGAAGAGAGCAGATCTTCTAGGGAGCGCAGCCGAGGTAATTTTTTGCTTGCACAAGCCATTCTTTTTTGCTGTTATATTCTTTGTATCAGGTGATATCAATCGTTCGCTCTGATGATCAACCCTACTAGTATTTTGATGATATCAAAGGAACCTCAGATCGCCGTAACATCTCATCTATTATTAGGCTGTGGTAAATTGTTGACGGCAACATTtgctggtttcatcattaaatgtATGTGAATTGGGCAGTACACGTTTtcctctttattattatttttattgcctTGCTGACCTATCAGATCACGTGGATGTTTAGAGGACTGGTTGTTTTTTTcctcttttaaatatttaattttgttgGTCGTGAGCCAGACGTGGCATGATCCTAGTCATCAGTGCGATGACTAATCATTGATATCGTCAAGTTTTGATCGGGCCAGACCGGTCGGTTAATTGGTCGGATcataactttaataaaatattaatttttaatatctttttcttttctgtgttaatttattttcatattcttcccgttttcttttcttattctctctctctcgtcgaGAGCGTCCAAAGATGCCATTCTCATCCTCGTCATGGCTGTCCGCCGCAGGAATGGGCTGCTGCCATAACTTCTCTCTCTACCTCAACTTCCCCTCCCTATACACAACCTCGGAGAACGGTGGCAAAGCCGTGTCTTCTCCATCTTCTCTACCTCCTGTTACCCCACACACAACCTTCGTTTGAGTATTTGATCCATGTCATTCAATTTTAAAATGGGACATGATTTcctttacaatatatatatatatacacacacaaaagtTTCTATCCTGATATCATTTCGATAATCTTTTTATCGATATCATTCCATCTGTAATTTTAAACAATGAACCAACAGTCTCTTTCGCTTGTTCTTTCGAAACCGAAGTCGTTCGTCAGCTTTCGGCCGACTGTCTCGAAGTTGTTTATGGGACCGATCAAACAGCGTGTCCCGTGAAACCATGTGACATATGCGTGTTATTTGCCAAAAAGATAAATAATTCGTTTAGTTTATTCTACGGCAAGAGTTACAAGTATTCCATGTGATTAGGGCTCGAAATAAATATCTAGCAATGAGCAAtgattttgttatatatatatatatatatatatatatatatatatatatatatatatatatatatatatatatatatatatatatatataaagaatcagGTGACATATCAAATTTAATTAATGacctaaatttaaaattttgactcaTGATGACTTTGACCAATTATGTTGCAGACGACACTTGGATTCAATTAATTAAATTTTCAACATTATGATTGGCCAACTTTGATGCATTACATCACCTAAATTATGTTACTTTTCCTATTTATGTTCTAAATATCTTCATTATGACACTACTAACTCCATCAGATCCCCCCATGtttctccttctttttttttgttttttattttaaatattgtccTCATCACCCTCTCTGCATTCCAAACAGAAAAAGGCTTCAACCTTGAGGTTTTCCACCACCACTCCAAGCATACTATTAAATTGCAGTTATCAGACGCTCCCCCCCTTCCTTGCAGATAAGAAAGTGAGATCTCATGCTTAGTACTATCGTCTAATTTTCTACATGGGAAGTGCCTCTCCTCGAAGCCTACTTGGAGTAGTTCTGAGACCTCGACAGCCATATAACCAGTTTGAAGATAAACTATATGATGCCAGTCCTCAACTTGCACCCCCTTCACACACTCAACATGTTTGGCATTTGTTTGAACTTTTCAAACAGGACCAGATTCATGCCCTGTCTTCTTCTACTTACAGTGAGGTTAAAGCTGGGTTTGTCACTTACCAGTCATGGCATTGACTTGCTGATTATTCCAGGCTTCCACCCTCATCAGGGATTCATACCTACTACCCTGAGGAGGAGTTGTTCTCAAACAAACACCAAAGGTCACTGTAGATCTTTTAGAAAGTGTAAACAGGTCCCTGTAGTCAGTCAGTCAATCAAATATTCCTCCTGTCAACAAGGGGAAAGGAAGCCAGATAAAGGATTGGCCTCTGAATAAAACTGCTGTATTATAATGATGGTGTTGATGAATGTGGGATGAACgctagaaaaaggaaaagaacatgGCTGTTTGCCCTTTACAATTCTTGTTTTTTTTAATTACCAGGGCATAGTTCAAAGGAAAACTAATGATTAAAAAGCAAGCAGGCTACATGGCAACTTTTTTGCCTTTCCCAACTTTTCCTAATATAAAGATGTTTCTATCAGCCATAAGAAAAAGTGAATGAGAAGATTTTTTTTGTATCATTTCTTTGTGGAAAAGTGAGCACTTGATTCTGGTGAGGCAACTTTTCAGTTCTTTATTCAAGAACTCTGCACTTGACACTTGCTATTAACTTTGACACTCATCTCAACCAAGGAAGGAGGCTGAGAACAAGCCACAAAGATAATATACCACATTTGAGTTGGCTGGTTGTCTTGCTGAACACTCTTCCAAAGGTGGCTTTAGCGAATTAGGACTTGGTCTGTCTACGTGGGCAGGCAAGGGTGAGAGCCAAAGCACTCTCATCATTCCCAAGCACAGAAAGGGACCTTTTTGAGTCATGCTATCATGAACTGGTCTGGTATGATGATGCAATTGTGAGCTCTGATGTTAATGCTATACATTTTTCTTTTCCATTCTTTTTATCAGAAGTGCATGCATCAAAGTGTTGCTGTGTGGGCCCAATCAGTGATAAAGGAATAGTCTTTTGGACCAGAAAAGACGAGTGACCAAAAGATCTAACTTTCCTATGCTAACCACAATTATTttctgcttctttttttttttgctcagtACTGACGACACCCATTTATTCCCACATGCCTTGATGACTCCCTTGTGGATCACAACCCCAAAATCTCTATACCCTGAGACCAACTAGGAAAGACTAGGCAAATATTTTATGAACTGTGAATGAGGTTGTTTTTAAAGAAACAGCAGGCACAGTCACCTACTCGATTCATTACAAGGTGGTCCTGCAATAAATCTGAAGTTGAAACGATACAAATACATACCCTATTTAATGAAATCCACATGTCTGTACTAAGCATTCAGCTGCTGGATTCTGACCTAAAGCTCAACTgagaagcatggtagatgtgataactTACCCGTTAACGAGCAGAGATGCCAGAATTGCCTCCACCAGGAGCTCAAGACCTCATCCCTGCATGCATGTTTGACTGCAAATTACACCATAAATATTTCCATGTATAAGAATAAATTGAGAGTGCAAAATCTAGCGTGTGCACAACAATAACAGCCACGGGAATTTCTTCCAGGAAATGGACAAGATCGATCTCACACTCCAAAATAAAAGTTTGTCAAAGGAGCTCTTTTTTTCTTGTACTTTTTGCTTGGTTTGGCCGTCCTATCCATCCATTTGGGTGGGGTGAGAAAAAGGCTTTAAAGAATTCAGCCCCTTTTCCTACCTCCTCTGGCCATTGTGTTCCCTTTCCCCCCTTATATACCTCCTCCGTGTCATGTACCTCtccacccttctctctctctctctctctctctctctcgtgatgGCAGAGGATGAGGAAGCAGCAAGTTTCAAACTTTTCGGAGCAGTGATCCTAAAGGGGGAGAGACAAaccaaggaagaagaggagacgggTGCTCGGACGGCGCCAGCGTCGGGTGGGGCGGTCGAGGCGGCGGAGGCGGTGGCGAGGGGAGCGGCATCGCTGCCGTGCCCAAGGTGCAAGAGCAGGGagaccaagttctgctacttcaACAATTATAACGTCAACCAGCCGCGGCACTTCTGCAAGGCCTGCCACCGCTACTGGACCGCCGGCGGCGCCCTCCGCAACGTCCCCGTCGGCGCTGGTCGCCGCAGGGGCCGCCCCGCCCACCGCGGCGGAGGCGGCGTCGTCCCGGCTGCATGCGTCCTAGACTACCCGTCGCCGGGGTACCTGGGCGGGGCGGCGGCGGAGCGGTGGCTCCTGAGGCCGGAGTCGCCGGCGGGGACTGACCGCGGCCTCGACGGTGGGATTCGTTGACTTCTCTGGGGTGAGGTGAAACGCTCCAGTTCCGGTGTGCGTCTCGCGTAGAAGAAAAAAGGATCTGTATGTGCGTGGCCTAAACGTAACATAATTCCAAAGTGCGAGCCCACATAGCAAAGCTGttgcttctccctctgttctttctctccccttttctttctttggtgatcttaatatcttgtttttAGTGTTATCATTGTACAGGCTGAGATCATTATGGCCTAATTTAGATTTTGTTTTCGCAACCTCGATCATTTTCAgatttattaattttgattctatcTCAGAATATAGCCTGACAAATTACATCACAGTAGATGCTTATAAAAAATCTTTCATGATCTCCATCTACAACTATAAATCTAGTATCTGGATCTGCCTCTATTCTGATTGAGAGATAACATCTCAAACTCAAGTTTTGGGTGTCTTTTGCATCCTATTAACTCTGATATTTTGTTCGTCATCCTGTATTTTATGCTCTGAGTTGTGTGCTCTGTTAGCAATTGAGTCATAAAGTCCAAAATCTTAGTTAATGAATTCCCTTTCCTACCCAGCTGGGGAAGATGCTTAAGCATTGGGATGCACCACATGATGAGTTCTTATCTGGAGTAAAAAGTCAAAGGGAAGACCAGACTATATGACTAGAACAACTAATTTATGCTGGTCTGGTGTCCATGGCATGGCATGATACACATTCTAATTTGGTTTTCTAGTAACGAAGGCAATATACTAGCAAATGGCATGTGGTAGTGGCCGTGACATTTGATTTTGGTGTGACAACATTTATCATGACGAGGAAAAGAAGATGCATCTCAAAACAATTCTACTATTTTGGACTTTTTCACGTAGAAAATTAAAAGCATCAGaaataaaccaaaaaaaaaaaaaagcgagaTGCAAGATCATTAAAGAAGTTTCTGGTTGATTAAATCGGCCTAAATATCAAAGTTCAGTCAGATGTATGGTTTCTACGTGGATTAGTGGCATGGCCTGATATTAGAACTGCAATAGAACTCTAAATTTGATGCGTCAAAAAAGTAATGTTAAACAATGTACTTCAATAACCAATTCCAAGTATAACTACAAAAGCATATCAACATGTATTTATAACATTTAAACTAAACAGTAATCCACCAACCTGGATAATCAAAGCTGAGAGCTTTTACAGGTTCCATACTGTTCATGCTCCAGCCTCGTCTACAGCATGGAGTAAAAATTTACACTGCAAAAAGACGGTCAGAATCAAAAGTGATATTTCATCCACACATATGTCCATGAAATGAATGTCTGCAGTTATGACACTAGAGACTATCTAGCAGTCCAGAATTTTGACCGTCTATCAACTGAAAAACAATGATTTCAATTTCTGCAGGAATCAGGACGTTTGAAGCCATAATTTGATACGAATTTCATGCTATGGGAAGGAGGATCAGAACAATTTGCTATTGAAGAGAACCCGTACTCCAATTTTCCTGATAAGAAAACCCATAAAAGAGTAGCTTTTCTCCTTATGAATGGAACAATTCAAAAGTTCTAAAAGCAAAACTTTCAGCAATTAGGCTAATAGATGCATATGAAGAATTTTACAGCCTACTTAC of Musa acuminata AAA Group cultivar baxijiao chromosome BXJ2-3, Cavendish_Baxijiao_AAA, whole genome shotgun sequence contains these proteins:
- the LOC135607565 gene encoding dof zinc finger protein 5-like — protein: MAEDEEAASFKLFGAVILKGERQTKEEEETGARTAPASGGAVEAAEAVARGAASLPCPRCKSRETKFCYFNNYNVNQPRHFCKACHRYWTAGGALRNVPVGAGRRRGRPAHRGGGGVVPAACVLDYPSPGYLGGAAAERWLLRPESPAGTDRGLDGGIR